In the Candidatus Poribacteria bacterium genome, one interval contains:
- a CDS encoding DUF1501 domain-containing protein, with product MDPIKEYLKLETRRQFFGKCASGLGGAALASLLPNVVANALESQAKPRFGGLPELPHFAPKAKRAIYLFMSGAPSQLDLYDYKPDMGKWFDTDLPESVRMGQRLTTMTSGQDKFPIAPSIFEFKKYDNGGDGVWISELLPHTGSMAKDLAIIKTVHTEAINHDPAITFFCTGDESPGKPSLGAWLSYGLGSENRNLPAFIVMNATWSGPKGAQALYNRLWGSGFLPSEHQGVLLRSQGDPVLFLSNPEGVNEKTRKQMLDTLVELNKELYEEVGDPETHARISQYEMAFRMQTSVPELADLSDEPEHVLEMYGPEVKTPGTFANCCILARRMMERDVRLAQIFHRGWDQHGQLPTNIRNQARDIDQPSAGLVQDLKQRGMLDETLVVWGGEFGRTVYCQGTLTPDNYGRDHHPKCFTRWMAGGGIKGGVVHGETDDFSYNIVKDPVHVRDINATILHLLGIDHERLTFKFQGLDHRLTGVEEKARIVTELLA from the coding sequence ATGGACCCAATTAAGGAATATCTGAAACTTGAAACCCGTCGCCAATTCTTCGGGAAATGTGCGTCAGGACTCGGTGGTGCAGCACTCGCCTCGCTGCTACCCAACGTCGTCGCCAATGCGCTCGAAAGCCAAGCGAAACCGAGATTCGGAGGTCTACCAGAGTTACCACACTTTGCGCCGAAGGCGAAACGTGCTATCTACTTATTCATGTCCGGTGCCCCGTCCCAATTGGATCTCTACGATTACAAACCGGATATGGGAAAATGGTTTGACACCGACCTCCCAGAATCCGTCCGGATGGGTCAACGTCTCACAACGATGACATCAGGACAGGATAAGTTCCCAATCGCCCCCTCTATATTTGAATTCAAGAAGTACGACAACGGTGGCGACGGTGTATGGATCAGCGAGTTGTTACCGCATACTGGATCAATGGCGAAAGACCTTGCGATTATCAAGACGGTACACACTGAGGCGATTAATCACGATCCAGCGATCACCTTCTTCTGTACGGGTGATGAAAGTCCCGGTAAACCGAGTCTCGGCGCGTGGCTTAGCTATGGACTCGGCAGTGAAAACAGGAACCTACCTGCCTTTATTGTGATGAATGCGACATGGAGCGGTCCAAAGGGTGCACAAGCACTCTATAACCGTCTCTGGGGATCTGGCTTCCTTCCATCGGAACACCAAGGCGTGCTGTTGCGGAGCCAAGGCGATCCGGTGCTGTTCCTCTCGAATCCAGAAGGGGTTAACGAGAAAACAAGGAAACAGATGCTGGACACCCTCGTTGAACTCAACAAGGAGCTTTATGAGGAAGTAGGCGATCCAGAAACACACGCTCGTATCTCTCAATACGAAATGGCGTTCCGCATGCAGACAAGTGTTCCCGAACTTGCCGATCTGTCGGATGAACCCGAGCACGTCTTGGAGATGTACGGACCTGAAGTCAAAACTCCCGGCACATTCGCCAATTGCTGTATCCTCGCACGCCGGATGATGGAGCGTGATGTCCGTCTCGCACAGATCTTCCATCGCGGTTGGGATCAACACGGTCAGCTGCCCACGAACATCCGTAATCAGGCGCGCGACATTGACCAACCTTCGGCTGGACTCGTTCAAGACTTGAAACAGCGCGGGATGCTGGACGAAACCTTAGTCGTCTGGGGCGGTGAATTCGGACGAACCGTCTACTGCCAAGGCACGCTTACGCCCGACAACTACGGACGCGACCACCATCCGAAATGCTTTACACGCTGGATGGCTGGCGGCGGTATTAAGGGTGGCGTTGTCCACGGCGAAACCGATGATTTCAGCTACAATATCGTTAAAGATCCTGTTCATGTTCGGGATATCAATGCCACAATTCTCCACCTACTCGGCATCGACCACGAGCGGTTAACCTTTAAATTCCAAGGGCTTGACCATCGATTGACAGGCGTTGAAGAAAAAGCACGTATTGTCACTGAACTCTTGGCATAA
- a CDS encoding DUF1553 domain-containing protein, with translation MKIANTTIPLIALLACFCLAVLGLSTASAEHHETEQANINYNLDIRPILANNCYACHGPDAKARQANLRLDTKAGAFSEPSGYPIIVPNKPEESELHLRIISDDDTYRMPPAGFNKTLTPEQIEAITQWIREGAKWEEHWAFTTPVSPTPPDVKNDGWVRNPIDAFILSRLEKEGLQPASEADKRTLIRRLSFDLTGLPPTREEIHQFLADDSPDAYEKVIDAFMAKPEYGEHLARFWLDVARYGDTHGLHLDNYREMWPYRDWVIEAFTKNMPFDQFTIEQLAGDLLPEPTLEQKIATGFNRCHVTTSEGGSIDEEYYVQYAIDRADTTSSVWMGLTVGCAQCHDHKYDPITQKEFYQLYAYFNNITENAMDGNRKDSPPVVKLPTPEQEAELAAFDEQITELDAQTKASIPELDATQIAWENRIPHWTTLKPTSLSSKGGATLEILEDNSILASGPNPEQETYEVIVDLPPGKWSAVRLEGIKHESLPKGGIGRSSNGNVVLTDFALFIAPPAADDGETPAETENTDTEANAETQAEAGSTVDADAEEAQAENTPDAEAETESETTADTEAETEVTSTDDASVEGETESPDPDDPWTPIQVVQAWADHEQVMGEGNLGGVIANAIDDKPETGWALDRRNQNRQAIFLVAAPFGTEGGQLKIRLKHEFDLRQKQLGRFRLALTDAATIYPIGSKIGLGNWHAAGPFTAEHGNLAFYQVYEPETKNVNTGATYEVNGKTIKWEQQTHWVDEQVHNDIVGENSATYLFRNISSVTQQKALLHIGSNDALKVWMNGTELLAKNVQRDAAADQEQVQVNLKPGNNTLLLKVVNYSGPSGFYFRLESAPPMIPSNIVDIAGTSRGERETAQKDQIRDYYRRNIPLDKTVNENAQRAFADLKDLFADLSEVQGKRNTLDGSLTTTLVMQEREEPRGAYVLARGEYQNREEQVYPQTPAILSPMPEDATPNRLGFAKWLLSPEHPLTARVAINRFWQNVFGMGIVKTSEDFGTQGTPPVHPELLDWLATEFIASGWDVQTMLKLMLTSATYRQSAQVTPEKLERDADNALLSRSPRYRLDAEIVRDNALALSNLLYTKVGGPSVKPPQPDGLWKAVGFTGSNTDTFVKDTGADKVYRRSLYTFWKRTAPPPQMNILDAPSREACTIRRERTNTPMQALMLMNDPQFFEAARAFAERTIKEGGETPEARIAYIFEMATARLPKPKEETLLLETFQIHYQEFEANPEAAKELIAVGESPPDETLDAVEVAAWTMIANLILNLDEVLNKG, from the coding sequence GTGAAGATCGCTAACACTACGATTCCACTAATAGCTCTATTGGCGTGTTTCTGCCTCGCCGTGTTAGGACTATCCACGGCATCTGCAGAACATCACGAAACGGAACAAGCGAATATAAATTACAATCTCGACATCCGTCCGATTCTTGCGAACAATTGCTATGCCTGCCATGGACCGGATGCCAAGGCTCGACAGGCTAATCTGCGGCTTGATACGAAAGCGGGAGCATTCTCTGAACCGAGCGGTTACCCGATAATCGTCCCCAATAAACCGGAAGAGAGTGAACTCCATCTCCGCATCATATCCGATGATGACACCTACCGCATGCCCCCAGCGGGCTTCAATAAGACCCTGACACCGGAGCAGATCGAAGCCATCACACAATGGATTCGCGAAGGTGCGAAATGGGAAGAGCACTGGGCGTTCACCACACCAGTCAGCCCGACACCACCGGATGTGAAGAACGATGGTTGGGTCAGAAATCCGATTGATGCCTTCATCCTCTCACGCCTTGAAAAGGAAGGCTTACAACCCGCAAGTGAAGCCGATAAACGGACGCTCATCCGCCGCCTAAGTTTTGATCTTACTGGCTTACCACCAACACGCGAAGAGATCCATCAATTCCTTGCAGACGATTCACCCGACGCTTACGAAAAAGTTATTGATGCTTTCATGGCAAAGCCCGAATACGGCGAGCACCTTGCACGCTTCTGGCTCGATGTCGCACGCTACGGCGATACGCACGGACTCCATTTAGATAACTACCGTGAAATGTGGCCCTATCGCGATTGGGTTATTGAGGCATTTACCAAAAATATGCCGTTCGATCAGTTCACGATTGAGCAGTTGGCAGGGGACCTCTTACCAGAACCGACGCTTGAACAAAAGATCGCCACCGGCTTTAACAGATGCCACGTCACGACAAGTGAAGGCGGTTCGATTGATGAGGAATACTATGTTCAGTACGCGATCGACAGAGCCGACACCACCTCCAGCGTCTGGATGGGATTAACTGTGGGATGCGCGCAGTGCCACGATCATAAATACGATCCGATCACGCAGAAGGAATTCTATCAACTCTACGCCTATTTCAACAATATCACTGAAAACGCGATGGACGGCAACCGCAAGGATTCGCCCCCGGTTGTGAAGTTGCCGACCCCGGAGCAGGAAGCAGAACTCGCCGCGTTTGATGAACAGATCACCGAGTTAGACGCACAGACCAAAGCATCTATCCCGGAGCTCGATGCGACGCAAATCGCTTGGGAAAACAGGATACCGCATTGGACAACACTGAAACCGACCTCGCTCTCCTCAAAAGGTGGGGCGACGCTTGAAATCTTAGAGGATAACTCTATATTAGCCAGCGGTCCCAATCCTGAACAGGAAACCTACGAGGTTATTGTAGACCTACCGCCCGGCAAATGGAGTGCGGTGCGATTAGAAGGTATCAAGCACGAATCCCTGCCGAAAGGTGGAATCGGTAGAAGTAGTAACGGTAACGTCGTCTTGACCGACTTCGCGCTTTTCATTGCGCCACCCGCAGCGGATGATGGCGAGACACCTGCCGAAACGGAAAACACCGATACCGAGGCTAATGCTGAAACGCAAGCAGAGGCAGGAAGCACCGTTGATGCTGATGCTGAAGAAGCACAGGCAGAAAATACGCCTGACGCTGAAGCGGAAACGGAAAGTGAAACCACCGCTGACACTGAAGCGGAAACAGAAGTCACATCGACAGATGATGCAAGCGTGGAAGGCGAAACCGAAAGCCCCGACCCCGACGATCCATGGACACCTATCCAAGTCGTGCAAGCGTGGGCAGACCACGAGCAAGTCATGGGTGAAGGCAATCTCGGTGGTGTCATCGCAAACGCTATTGACGATAAACCCGAGACTGGATGGGCACTCGACAGAAGAAACCAAAATCGACAAGCGATCTTTCTTGTCGCTGCGCCCTTTGGAACGGAAGGCGGTCAGTTGAAAATTCGTCTGAAACATGAGTTTGACCTACGTCAGAAGCAATTAGGGCGATTCCGACTTGCGCTCACAGATGCAGCAACGATTTACCCCATCGGTTCTAAGATAGGATTAGGAAACTGGCACGCTGCGGGTCCGTTCACCGCTGAACACGGTAATCTCGCCTTCTATCAGGTCTACGAACCCGAAACGAAAAACGTCAACACAGGGGCTACTTATGAGGTGAACGGTAAGACCATCAAGTGGGAGCAGCAGACACACTGGGTTGACGAACAGGTACATAACGATATTGTCGGTGAAAACAGTGCGACCTATCTCTTCCGAAACATATCTTCTGTCACACAACAGAAAGCACTTTTGCACATCGGGAGCAACGATGCCCTGAAGGTTTGGATGAACGGCACTGAACTCCTCGCCAAAAATGTCCAACGAGATGCTGCCGCCGATCAAGAACAGGTACAGGTCAATCTCAAACCGGGTAACAATACCCTACTTCTGAAAGTTGTCAACTATTCAGGACCTTCTGGCTTCTATTTCCGTCTCGAAAGCGCGCCACCGATGATTCCATCAAATATTGTCGATATCGCTGGCACATCTCGCGGCGAACGTGAGACTGCACAGAAAGACCAAATTCGGGATTATTATCGAAGGAATATCCCACTTGATAAGACAGTCAATGAAAATGCACAGCGCGCATTCGCAGATCTGAAAGATCTATTCGCTGACTTATCAGAGGTCCAGGGAAAGCGGAATACACTCGATGGGTCCCTCACGACTACACTCGTGATGCAAGAGCGAGAGGAACCGAGAGGTGCTTATGTCTTAGCACGCGGTGAATACCAAAACCGAGAGGAACAGGTTTATCCGCAAACCCCGGCAATACTATCACCGATGCCGGAAGACGCAACACCGAACCGTCTCGGCTTTGCGAAATGGCTCCTTTCACCGGAACACCCGCTTACTGCGCGTGTCGCCATTAACCGATTCTGGCAAAACGTCTTCGGCATGGGGATTGTGAAAACATCAGAGGATTTCGGCACACAAGGCACACCGCCGGTGCATCCGGAACTTCTCGATTGGCTCGCGACCGAATTTATTGCGTCTGGATGGGATGTGCAAACGATGTTGAAATTGATGCTCACCTCGGCAACATACCGACAGAGCGCACAGGTCACACCTGAAAAACTGGAGCGTGATGCGGATAACGCCTTGCTCTCCCGCAGTCCAAGATACCGGCTTGATGCCGAAATCGTGCGTGATAACGCGCTTGCCCTCAGCAATTTGTTGTATACTAAAGTTGGGGGTCCGAGCGTCAAACCGCCGCAACCGGACGGACTCTGGAAAGCAGTCGGGTTTACCGGATCCAACACCGACACGTTTGTTAAAGATACCGGTGCTGATAAAGTGTATCGCCGGAGCCTCTACACATTCTGGAAACGTACTGCACCGCCGCCACAGATGAACATTCTGGACGCACCATCGCGTGAAGCTTGCACAATCCGTCGTGAACGTACCAATACACCGATGCAGGCGTTAATGCTGATGAACGATCCGCAGTTCTTTGAAGCGGCGCGCGCTTTTGCAGAACGCACCATCAAGGAGGGTGGCGAAACACCGGAAGCACGCATCGCTTACATCTTTGAGATGGCAACTGCCCGTCTCCCGAAACCGAAGGAGGAAACATTGCTACTGGAGACGTTCCAAATCCACTATCAAGAGTTTGAGGCGAACCCAGAAGCAGCCAAAGAACTGATTGCTGTCGGTGAATCACCGCCTGATGAAACCTTAGATGCAGTCGAAGTCGCTGCATGGACGATGATTGCAAATCTGATTCTCAATCTGGACGAAGTCCTAAATAAGGGATAG